Proteins found in one Takifugu rubripes chromosome 17, fTakRub1.2, whole genome shotgun sequence genomic segment:
- the mgat3b gene encoding beta-1,4-mannosyl-glycoprotein 4-beta-N-acetylglucosaminyltransferase isoform X1 — MSLLCSTWKRLNRHHNPLQCQRTLRLMKMRRHRVFLLCTVGLCVISFLHYYKALHYVSLLRELSAPYPNIKSFIMVTGFFWREKGAASTPLSPSSPNEAPPFPGLRQLDGKAKVMAGAQGGEGGQGGMSLVNDDGDGIISREGLEIRLNEEPEPPHPWQKPEENQRGDSPDGLSFEERDEDHLKRQKPNPAGPNHRGDSFVRKEKVELKDRQLDPIDMMGDHHTRLYHLQDDKTPYFVRTKAGALCFKQGTEVAAPKEYSAKAAGSVANGDGDGASAMVGGHRKPLEVQQPSLTPKAKSRSRGNGKRLVKCVCRPGWHGPYCGVPTMVYHSNLPTKERLTPRETPRRVINAININHEFDLLHARLHELADAVDLFLICESNFTAYGDKRPLTFLQLLFNGTYDYIRHKILYVFLNHFPEGGRQDGWIADDYLRTFLTQNGLSRVVGVRPDDVLVINDADEIPAHEGLLFLKLFDGWTEPFAIHMRKSLYGFFWKQFGTLEVVSGCTVGMLQKVYDSDGIKLRRREYYTMPGFRKYENETGHILVQWSVGSPIHFAGWHCSWCFKPEGIYFKLVSAQNGDFPRWGDYEDKRDLNYIRDLIRTGGWFDGSQQEYPPVDPKEHMYAPKYILENFVKYHYLLQNPYRRVDTQSKR, encoded by the exons ATGTCTCTGCTGTGTAGCACCTGGAAACGCCTGAATCGCCATCACAATCCCCTACAATGCCAGCGGACTCTCCGTTT GATGAAAATGCGGCGGCACAGGGTTTTCTTGCTTTGCACGGTGGGCCTCTGTGTCATCTCCTTCCTCCACTACTACAAGGCCCTCCACTACGTGTCCCTGCTGCGTGAGCTCTCCGCCCCCTATCCCAACATTAAGTCCTTCATCATGGTCACTGGCTTCTTCTGGAGAGAGAAGGGCGCAGCTAGTACTCCTCTGAGTCCCAGCTCCCCCAATGAGGCTCCTCCCTTTCCAGGTCTTCGACAGCTGGATGGCAAAGCTAAGGTCATGGCCGGAGCTcagggaggtgaaggaggacagggagggatGAGTCTGGTCAATGACGATGGGGATGGAATCATCAGTAGAGAAGGACTGGAGATAAGGTTGAATGAGGAGCCCGAACCCCCACATCCTTGGCAGAAACCGGAGGAGAACCAACGCGGAGACTCTCCAGATGGGCTAAGCTTTGAA GAAAGAGATGAAGACCACTTGAAGCGGCAAAAGCCCAACCCTGCAGGGCCAAATCATCGAGGGGACTCATTTGTGAGAAAAGAGAAGGTGGAGTTAAAAGACAGACAGCTAGACCCAATAGACATGATGGGAGACCACCACACCCGCCTTTACCATCTCCAAGATGACAAAACCCCTTACTTTGTTCGAACCAAAGCTGGAGCCCTATGTTTCAAGCAGGGCACCGAGGTGGCGGCCCCAAAGGAGTACTCCGCAAAAGCAGCGGGGTCTGTTGCCAACGGAGATGGGGATGGAGCTTCAGCCATGGTCGGCGGGCATCGGAAACCCCTGGAAGTGCAACAGCCCTCCTTAACTCCAAAAGCCAAATCCAGGTCCAGGGGcaacgggaagcggttggtcaagtgtgtgtgtcggCCCGGCTGGCACGGACCTTATTGCGGAGTTCCAACAATGGTCTACCACTCCAATCTGCCCACCAAGGAACGACTGACACCCAGGGAGACCCCCCGGAGGGTGATCAACGCCATCAACATTAATCACGAGTTCGACCTGCTCCACGCACGCCTTCACGAACTCGCCGATGCCGTCGATCTCTTCCTCATTTGTGAATCTAACTTTACTGCATATGGAGACAAGCGGCCTCTAAC ttttctccagcttctcttcaACGGTACATATGATTACATCCGTCACAAAATTCTGTACGTGTTCCTCAACCACTTCCCCGAAGGTGGCCGGCAGGACGGCTGGATCGCTGACGACTACCTGCGTACATTTCTGACCCAGAATGGATTATCCAGGGTGGTGGGCGTACGGCCGGATGACGTCTTGGTCATTAACGACGCAGATGAGATCCCTGCACACGAGGGGCTCCTTTTCCTCAAGCTGTTTGATGGCTGGACAGAACCGTTCGCCATCCACATGCGAAAG TCACTGTATGGGTTCTTCTGGAAGCAGTTCGGCACTCTGGAGGTGGTGTCTGGCTGCACCGTGGGGATGCTTCAGAAGGTCTACGACAGCGACGGTATCAAACTACGCCGTCGGGAATACTACACCATGCCGGGGTTCCGTAAGTACGAAAATGAAACGGGCCACATCCTGGTGCAGTGGTCAGTGGGCAGCCCGATCCACTTCGCTGGGTGGCACTGCTCGTGGTGTTTCAAGCCCGAGGGGATTTATTTCAAGCTGGTGTCGGCACAGAACGGAGATTTCCCGCGGTGGGGCGACTATGAGGACAAGCGTGACCTCAACTACATCCGCGATCTGATTAGGACTGGGGGCTGGTTCGATGGCTCCCAGCAGGAATATCCTCCTGTGGATCCCAAAGAGCACATGTATGCTCCAAAGTACATACTGGAGAACTTTGTCAAGTACCACTACCTCCTGCAGAACCCCTACAGAAGAGTGGACACACAGAGTAAGCGTTAG
- the mgat3b gene encoding beta-1,4-mannosyl-glycoprotein 4-beta-N-acetylglucosaminyltransferase isoform X2, with protein sequence MGHYRGKNRMKMRRHRVFLLCTVGLCVISFLHYYKALHYVSLLRELSAPYPNIKSFIMVTGFFWREKGAASTPLSPSSPNEAPPFPGLRQLDGKAKVMAGAQGGEGGQGGMSLVNDDGDGIISREGLEIRLNEEPEPPHPWQKPEENQRGDSPDGLSFEERDEDHLKRQKPNPAGPNHRGDSFVRKEKVELKDRQLDPIDMMGDHHTRLYHLQDDKTPYFVRTKAGALCFKQGTEVAAPKEYSAKAAGSVANGDGDGASAMVGGHRKPLEVQQPSLTPKAKSRSRGNGKRLVKCVCRPGWHGPYCGVPTMVYHSNLPTKERLTPRETPRRVINAININHEFDLLHARLHELADAVDLFLICESNFTAYGDKRPLTFLQLLFNGTYDYIRHKILYVFLNHFPEGGRQDGWIADDYLRTFLTQNGLSRVVGVRPDDVLVINDADEIPAHEGLLFLKLFDGWTEPFAIHMRKSLYGFFWKQFGTLEVVSGCTVGMLQKVYDSDGIKLRRREYYTMPGFRKYENETGHILVQWSVGSPIHFAGWHCSWCFKPEGIYFKLVSAQNGDFPRWGDYEDKRDLNYIRDLIRTGGWFDGSQQEYPPVDPKEHMYAPKYILENFVKYHYLLQNPYRRVDTQSKR encoded by the exons GATGAAAATGCGGCGGCACAGGGTTTTCTTGCTTTGCACGGTGGGCCTCTGTGTCATCTCCTTCCTCCACTACTACAAGGCCCTCCACTACGTGTCCCTGCTGCGTGAGCTCTCCGCCCCCTATCCCAACATTAAGTCCTTCATCATGGTCACTGGCTTCTTCTGGAGAGAGAAGGGCGCAGCTAGTACTCCTCTGAGTCCCAGCTCCCCCAATGAGGCTCCTCCCTTTCCAGGTCTTCGACAGCTGGATGGCAAAGCTAAGGTCATGGCCGGAGCTcagggaggtgaaggaggacagggagggatGAGTCTGGTCAATGACGATGGGGATGGAATCATCAGTAGAGAAGGACTGGAGATAAGGTTGAATGAGGAGCCCGAACCCCCACATCCTTGGCAGAAACCGGAGGAGAACCAACGCGGAGACTCTCCAGATGGGCTAAGCTTTGAA GAAAGAGATGAAGACCACTTGAAGCGGCAAAAGCCCAACCCTGCAGGGCCAAATCATCGAGGGGACTCATTTGTGAGAAAAGAGAAGGTGGAGTTAAAAGACAGACAGCTAGACCCAATAGACATGATGGGAGACCACCACACCCGCCTTTACCATCTCCAAGATGACAAAACCCCTTACTTTGTTCGAACCAAAGCTGGAGCCCTATGTTTCAAGCAGGGCACCGAGGTGGCGGCCCCAAAGGAGTACTCCGCAAAAGCAGCGGGGTCTGTTGCCAACGGAGATGGGGATGGAGCTTCAGCCATGGTCGGCGGGCATCGGAAACCCCTGGAAGTGCAACAGCCCTCCTTAACTCCAAAAGCCAAATCCAGGTCCAGGGGcaacgggaagcggttggtcaagtgtgtgtgtcggCCCGGCTGGCACGGACCTTATTGCGGAGTTCCAACAATGGTCTACCACTCCAATCTGCCCACCAAGGAACGACTGACACCCAGGGAGACCCCCCGGAGGGTGATCAACGCCATCAACATTAATCACGAGTTCGACCTGCTCCACGCACGCCTTCACGAACTCGCCGATGCCGTCGATCTCTTCCTCATTTGTGAATCTAACTTTACTGCATATGGAGACAAGCGGCCTCTAAC ttttctccagcttctcttcaACGGTACATATGATTACATCCGTCACAAAATTCTGTACGTGTTCCTCAACCACTTCCCCGAAGGTGGCCGGCAGGACGGCTGGATCGCTGACGACTACCTGCGTACATTTCTGACCCAGAATGGATTATCCAGGGTGGTGGGCGTACGGCCGGATGACGTCTTGGTCATTAACGACGCAGATGAGATCCCTGCACACGAGGGGCTCCTTTTCCTCAAGCTGTTTGATGGCTGGACAGAACCGTTCGCCATCCACATGCGAAAG TCACTGTATGGGTTCTTCTGGAAGCAGTTCGGCACTCTGGAGGTGGTGTCTGGCTGCACCGTGGGGATGCTTCAGAAGGTCTACGACAGCGACGGTATCAAACTACGCCGTCGGGAATACTACACCATGCCGGGGTTCCGTAAGTACGAAAATGAAACGGGCCACATCCTGGTGCAGTGGTCAGTGGGCAGCCCGATCCACTTCGCTGGGTGGCACTGCTCGTGGTGTTTCAAGCCCGAGGGGATTTATTTCAAGCTGGTGTCGGCACAGAACGGAGATTTCCCGCGGTGGGGCGACTATGAGGACAAGCGTGACCTCAACTACATCCGCGATCTGATTAGGACTGGGGGCTGGTTCGATGGCTCCCAGCAGGAATATCCTCCTGTGGATCCCAAAGAGCACATGTATGCTCCAAAGTACATACTGGAGAACTTTGTCAAGTACCACTACCTCCTGCAGAACCCCTACAGAAGAGTGGACACACAGAGTAAGCGTTAG
- the mgat3b gene encoding beta-1,4-mannosyl-glycoprotein 4-beta-N-acetylglucosaminyltransferase isoform X3 gives MKMRRHRVFLLCTVGLCVISFLHYYKALHYVSLLRELSAPYPNIKSFIMVTGFFWREKGAASTPLSPSSPNEAPPFPGLRQLDGKAKVMAGAQGGEGGQGGMSLVNDDGDGIISREGLEIRLNEEPEPPHPWQKPEENQRGDSPDGLSFEERDEDHLKRQKPNPAGPNHRGDSFVRKEKVELKDRQLDPIDMMGDHHTRLYHLQDDKTPYFVRTKAGALCFKQGTEVAAPKEYSAKAAGSVANGDGDGASAMVGGHRKPLEVQQPSLTPKAKSRSRGNGKRLVKCVCRPGWHGPYCGVPTMVYHSNLPTKERLTPRETPRRVINAININHEFDLLHARLHELADAVDLFLICESNFTAYGDKRPLTFLQLLFNGTYDYIRHKILYVFLNHFPEGGRQDGWIADDYLRTFLTQNGLSRVVGVRPDDVLVINDADEIPAHEGLLFLKLFDGWTEPFAIHMRKSLYGFFWKQFGTLEVVSGCTVGMLQKVYDSDGIKLRRREYYTMPGFRKYENETGHILVQWSVGSPIHFAGWHCSWCFKPEGIYFKLVSAQNGDFPRWGDYEDKRDLNYIRDLIRTGGWFDGSQQEYPPVDPKEHMYAPKYILENFVKYHYLLQNPYRRVDTQSKR, from the exons ATGAAAATGCGGCGGCACAGGGTTTTCTTGCTTTGCACGGTGGGCCTCTGTGTCATCTCCTTCCTCCACTACTACAAGGCCCTCCACTACGTGTCCCTGCTGCGTGAGCTCTCCGCCCCCTATCCCAACATTAAGTCCTTCATCATGGTCACTGGCTTCTTCTGGAGAGAGAAGGGCGCAGCTAGTACTCCTCTGAGTCCCAGCTCCCCCAATGAGGCTCCTCCCTTTCCAGGTCTTCGACAGCTGGATGGCAAAGCTAAGGTCATGGCCGGAGCTcagggaggtgaaggaggacagggagggatGAGTCTGGTCAATGACGATGGGGATGGAATCATCAGTAGAGAAGGACTGGAGATAAGGTTGAATGAGGAGCCCGAACCCCCACATCCTTGGCAGAAACCGGAGGAGAACCAACGCGGAGACTCTCCAGATGGGCTAAGCTTTGAA GAAAGAGATGAAGACCACTTGAAGCGGCAAAAGCCCAACCCTGCAGGGCCAAATCATCGAGGGGACTCATTTGTGAGAAAAGAGAAGGTGGAGTTAAAAGACAGACAGCTAGACCCAATAGACATGATGGGAGACCACCACACCCGCCTTTACCATCTCCAAGATGACAAAACCCCTTACTTTGTTCGAACCAAAGCTGGAGCCCTATGTTTCAAGCAGGGCACCGAGGTGGCGGCCCCAAAGGAGTACTCCGCAAAAGCAGCGGGGTCTGTTGCCAACGGAGATGGGGATGGAGCTTCAGCCATGGTCGGCGGGCATCGGAAACCCCTGGAAGTGCAACAGCCCTCCTTAACTCCAAAAGCCAAATCCAGGTCCAGGGGcaacgggaagcggttggtcaagtgtgtgtgtcggCCCGGCTGGCACGGACCTTATTGCGGAGTTCCAACAATGGTCTACCACTCCAATCTGCCCACCAAGGAACGACTGACACCCAGGGAGACCCCCCGGAGGGTGATCAACGCCATCAACATTAATCACGAGTTCGACCTGCTCCACGCACGCCTTCACGAACTCGCCGATGCCGTCGATCTCTTCCTCATTTGTGAATCTAACTTTACTGCATATGGAGACAAGCGGCCTCTAAC ttttctccagcttctcttcaACGGTACATATGATTACATCCGTCACAAAATTCTGTACGTGTTCCTCAACCACTTCCCCGAAGGTGGCCGGCAGGACGGCTGGATCGCTGACGACTACCTGCGTACATTTCTGACCCAGAATGGATTATCCAGGGTGGTGGGCGTACGGCCGGATGACGTCTTGGTCATTAACGACGCAGATGAGATCCCTGCACACGAGGGGCTCCTTTTCCTCAAGCTGTTTGATGGCTGGACAGAACCGTTCGCCATCCACATGCGAAAG TCACTGTATGGGTTCTTCTGGAAGCAGTTCGGCACTCTGGAGGTGGTGTCTGGCTGCACCGTGGGGATGCTTCAGAAGGTCTACGACAGCGACGGTATCAAACTACGCCGTCGGGAATACTACACCATGCCGGGGTTCCGTAAGTACGAAAATGAAACGGGCCACATCCTGGTGCAGTGGTCAGTGGGCAGCCCGATCCACTTCGCTGGGTGGCACTGCTCGTGGTGTTTCAAGCCCGAGGGGATTTATTTCAAGCTGGTGTCGGCACAGAACGGAGATTTCCCGCGGTGGGGCGACTATGAGGACAAGCGTGACCTCAACTACATCCGCGATCTGATTAGGACTGGGGGCTGGTTCGATGGCTCCCAGCAGGAATATCCTCCTGTGGATCCCAAAGAGCACATGTATGCTCCAAAGTACATACTGGAGAACTTTGTCAAGTACCACTACCTCCTGCAGAACCCCTACAGAAGAGTGGACACACAGAGTAAGCGTTAG
- the c1qtnf6b gene encoding complement C1q tumor necrosis factor-related protein 1, translated as MLNVCLRLLVLFPLLCCVPSPSRPPSRICRRCCDFQESPASAAQYQIPEVRTVINMTILKGDKGDKGDKGTPGKPGLEGPPGARGPPGSKGSKGQVGAPGDPCKIPHSSFSVGRRKSLHSVEYYQALVFDTVFVNVHEHFNMFKGKFYCYVPGIYFFNVNIHTWNFKETYLHLMHNDKEQVILYAQPSERSIMQSQSVMMDLALNDEVWVRLYKRERENAVYSDDVDVYITFNGYLVAPSVQ; from the exons ATgttgaatgtgtgtttgaggCTGCTTGTGCTCTTCCCACTGCTTTGCTGCGTGCCGTCTCCATCCAGACCCCCATCCAGAATCTGCAGGCGATGCTGTGACTTCCAGGAGTCCCCAGCCAGCGCGGCTCAGTACCAGATCCCCGAGGTCCGCACCGTCATCAACATGACAATCCTCAAAG GCGATAAAGGAGACAAAGGGGACAAGGGCACACCTGGAAAACCTGGGCTAGAAGGACCTCCAGGTGCCCGAGGACCCCCTGGGTCTAAAGGCAGCAAAGGCCAGGTGGGGGCCCCTGGAGACCCCTGCAAAATCCCTcactcttccttctctgtgGGACGGCGCAAGTCCCTCCACAGCGTGGAGTACTACCAGGCGCTGGTGTTCGACACGGTCTTCGTCAACGTCCACGAGCACTTCAACATGTTCAAGGGAAAATTCTACTGCTACGTGCCGGGCATCTACTTCTTCAATGTCAACATCCACACCTGGAATTTCAAGGAAACCTACCTCCACCTGATGCACAACGACAAAGAGCAGGTGATCCTGTACGCGCAGCCCAGCGAGCGCTCCATCATGCAGAGCCAGAGCGTCATGATGGATCTGGCCCTGAACGACGAGGTCTGGGTTCGGCTTTACAAGCGCGAGAGGGAAAATGCGGTTTACAGCGATGACGTGGATGTTTACATCACCTTCAACGGATACCTGGTGGCACCGAGTGTCCAGTGA